TGATAATTTTTAACCGCGTTACTTTGCAGCATCTTCATTGCTTCAAAGCTTTCCTTCCCGGTATCACGTAACACCTCATTTACCGTATTATCATACAGATCTTCAAAACTCTTTGCATTCTGATTAAAGGTCACACCTTTACCCTGTATCTTAAAATTTTTAATGTCGCTGATGGCTAATGCTTCATGCTCACCATATAATGAACGGGGTAGCGCTGCTGTGATACTGACGGCTGAAAAAGGAGTCAGACTATCGTGTCCCAATAATCCAACCGCACGATTCAACCATCCACTGCTGGTATTTTTCTCAAAAGGAGTACCGGACTCCATATAATCCTGCGCATCAAAATGAGAACGTGTGGTATTAGGTGATCCCATTCCGTGAACGATTGCCAGCCGGTTTTCACGGAAGACTTCCTCAAATGCTTTCATCCCGGGGTGCAGCCCGTATCTTCCGTCCAGATCAATCAGAGCTGATGCTCCTTCTGATTTTGCAGCCGATAAAAATAAATCAGGACGTGCAGCCTGCAAATGTGTATCCAGAAATGGTGTTACAGCCATCAAGCCGTCCATAGCTCCACGTTGAAAAATACAGACCATCACCTTACGCTTGCTGTAGGGGTTCAATAATTTTTCTCTGGCAACTGCTTCCGCTAAAAAAGCCGGAATACCCCCCATCAGACCTATTCCAAATAGACCCAACCCTGAATTTTTTAAAAATGCCCGTCTGTTTAACATCTTCTTTTCGATTATTATCGCCGCTGAAACTCCGGAGAACCTATAATAAGTCCTACAATCTGTGCCAGCATAGCATT
The Sphingobacterium spiritivorum genome window above contains:
- a CDS encoding DUF1501 domain-containing protein — protein: MLNRRAFLKNSGLGLFGIGLMGGIPAFLAEAVAREKLLNPYSKRKVMVCIFQRGAMDGLMAVTPFLDTHLQAARPDLFLSAAKSEGASALIDLDGRYGLHPGMKAFEEVFRENRLAIVHGMGSPNTTRSHFDAQDYMESGTPFEKNTSSGWLNRAVGLLGHDSLTPFSAVSITAALPRSLYGEHEALAISDIKNFKIQGKGVTFNQNAKSFEDLYDNTVNEVLRDTGKESFEAMKMLQSNAVKNYQPANNVTYPGSNLGKSLKQIAQLIKMDVGLEVAFTESNGWDTHFNQGKDTGIFARNVADLSNSIMAFWKDIEAYQDDVTVMTMTEFGRTVHQNGTGGTDHGRGSCNFILGNQVNGGKVHGNMDELAKENLEDGRDLKVTTDFRAVFSEVADRHLKLNDDKILFPDWNGQSIGLMKA